One genomic window of Microvirgula aerodenitrificans DSM 15089 includes the following:
- a CDS encoding nuclear transport factor 2 family protein has product MSKPTYVQEYNAIVEVLNQYNEGGKQAKSSIMKPAFSEQATIFGVDGDNKLTGGPIQGLFDIIDTAFRPSHEAQGVIVNIDIVGSAASARIDTNDISGFCFTDFFNLLKVEGKWTVVSKIYHTHVAP; this is encoded by the coding sequence ATGAGCAAACCCACTTACGTTCAGGAATACAACGCCATCGTCGAAGTGCTGAACCAGTACAACGAAGGCGGCAAACAAGCCAAGAGCAGCATCATGAAGCCAGCTTTCAGCGAGCAGGCCACCATCTTTGGCGTCGACGGCGACAACAAGCTTACCGGCGGCCCGATCCAAGGCTTGTTCGACATCATCGACACGGCCTTCCGTCCGTCGCATGAAGCGCAGGGCGTGATTGTCAATATCGACATTGTTGGCTCCGCAGCCAGCGCGCGTATCGACACCAACGACATCTCCGGCTTCTGCTTCACCGATTTCTTTAACCTGCTGAAGGTCGAAGGTAAATGGACGGTGGTCAGTAAGATCTACCACACCCATGTTGCGCCTTAA
- a CDS encoding nuclear transport factor 2 family protein, translated as MSKNIKAVATGEYNAVIAVAQKYVDGLCIGSVEGVAEAFHKDAVMYGFTNGELLGGPIGNLFDFVKKNGKAPEITTRLDVLAITPTTAVVRVDMEKDAIGADYNDYLTLIRIDGKWQVIAKVYHQFEG; from the coding sequence ATGAGCAAGAACATCAAGGCTGTTGCCACTGGTGAGTACAACGCTGTGATTGCCGTGGCACAGAAGTACGTCGATGGACTGTGCATTGGCAGTGTTGAAGGCGTAGCCGAGGCATTCCACAAGGACGCGGTCATGTACGGCTTTACCAACGGTGAACTGCTGGGTGGTCCGATTGGCAACCTGTTCGATTTCGTCAAGAAGAACGGCAAGGCCCCCGAGATCACGACGCGACTTGACGTACTAGCCATCACACCGACCACCGCAGTGGTTCGGGTTGACATGGAAAAGGATGCAATTGGCGCCGATTACAACGATTACTTGACGCTGATCCGCATTGACGGCAAGTGGCAGGTCATCGCCAAGGTTTACCACCAATTCGAAGGTTGA
- a CDS encoding serine hydrolase, translating to MHDNLERPGAASLLFTPGGRWNYSLSIDVIGAVLERGEGRSLSEVVQRRVTGPLGLGDTGFDAACRKLLVKPYADGKLDPVEIIDGMSVPLDIPGFKRAVTFSPSRTLDPQSYQSGGAGMVGTAGGILQLLDVILAGGAPLLRLETVRLMMQAHVGIDTKTQGSRHPSVGRSVWPLMVR from the coding sequence CTGCACGACAACCTTGAGCGCCCTGGCGCGGCGTCGCTGCTCTTTACGCCAGGCGGGCGGTGGAACTACTCCCTGTCGATCGACGTAATCGGTGCTGTGCTTGAGAGGGGTGAGGGACGAAGCCTTAGTGAGGTCGTTCAAAGACGCGTCACCGGCCCACTTGGCTTGGGCGATACAGGTTTCGACGCCGCGTGCCGGAAGCTATTGGTCAAGCCTTACGCGGATGGCAAGCTGGATCCAGTTGAGATTATCGACGGGATGTCGGTGCCGCTGGACATTCCTGGATTCAAAAGGGCGGTCACCTTTTCGCCCAGCCGGACTTTGGACCCGCAGTCTTATCAATCCGGTGGCGCCGGGATGGTCGGTACGGCAGGAGGCATCTTGCAACTCTTGGACGTGATCCTCGCAGGTGGTGCGCCTTTGCTACGGCTGGAAACTGTCCGTCTGATGATGCAGGCCCACGTGGGTATCGACACCAAAACGCAAGGCTCAAGGCACCCTTCAGTGGGGCGGAGTGTATGGCCACTCATGGTTCGTTGA